In Paroedura picta isolate Pp20150507F chromosome 12, Ppicta_v3.0, whole genome shotgun sequence, one DNA window encodes the following:
- the OGDH gene encoding 2-oxoglutarate dehydrogenase complex component E1 isoform X8: MFHLRTCATKLRPLTASQTVKTISQNKPAAPRTFQQIRCYSAPVAAEPFLSGTSSNYVEEMYYAWLENPKSVHKSWDIFFRNANAGAAPGTAYQSPPPLSTSLSTLTHAQSLLQAQPNVDKLVEDHLAVQSLIRAYQVRGHHHAKLDPLGISCVNFDDSAVSDSPNVGFYGLAEADLDKVFHLPTTTFIGGNESALPLREIIHRLEMAYCQHIGVEFMFINDLEQCQWIRQKFETPGIMQFTNEEKRTLLARLVRSTRFEEFLHRKWSSEKRFGLEGCEVLIPALKTIIDKSSEKGVDYVIMGMPHRGRLNVLANVIRKELEQIFCQFDSKLEAADEGSGDVKYHLGMYHRRINRVTDRTITLSLVANPSHLEAADPVVQGKTKAEQFYCGDTEGKKVMSILLHGDAAFAGQGIVYETFHLSDLPSYTTHGTVHVVVNNQIGFTTDPRMARSSPYPTDVARVVNAPIFHVNADDPEAVVYVCNVAAEWRSTFHKDVVVDLVCYRRNGHNEMDEPMFTQPLMYKQIRKQKPVLQKYAETLISQGVVNQPEYEEEISKYDKICEEAHARSKDEKILHIKHWLDSPWPGFFTLDGQPRSMSCPSTGVNEEDLVHIGKVASSVPVENFTIHGGLSRILKTRGEMVTNRTVDWALAEYMSFGSLLKEGIHIRLSGQDVERGTFSHRHHVLHDQNVDKRTCIPMNHLWPNQAPYTVCNSSLSEYGVLGFELGFAMASPNALVLWEAQFGDFHNTAQCIIDQFICSGQAKWVRQNGIVLLLPHGMEGMGPEHSSARPERFLQMCNDDPDVFPKLDDFDVRQLYDCNWIVVNCSSPANFFHVVRRQLLLPFRKPLIVFTPKSLLRHPEARSSFDEMLPGTHFQRIIPESGPAAQNPEGVKRVLFCTGKIYYELTRERKSRQMETDVAITRVEQLSPFPFDLLLKEFHKYPNADLVWCQEEHKNQGYYDYVKPRLRTTIDRAKPVWYAGREPAAAPATGNKKNHLTELQRLLDTAFNLDSFKGLS, from the exons TCATGGGACATATTCTTTCGCAATGCCAATGCTGGAGCTGCTCCAGGTACTGCTTACCAAAGCCCCCCTCCATTAAGTACCAGCCTGTCGACTCTGACACACGCACAGTCTTTGCTTCAAGCACAGCCAAATGTAGATAAACTGGTGGAAGATCACCTTGCCGTCCAGTCACTCATTAGGGCATATCAG GTCAGGGGTCACCACCATGCCAAGCTTGATCCTCTCGGCATTAGTTGTGTAAATTTTGATGATTCGGCAGTATCCGATTCTCCAAACGTCG GGTTTTATGGACTGGCTGAAGCGGACCTCGACAAGGTCTTTCATTTGCCTACGACCACTTTCATTGGAGGAAATGAGTCTGCTCTTCCTCTGCGGGAAATCATCCACCGTTTAGAG ATGGCTTACTGCCAGCACATTGGCGTAGAATTCATGTTTATCAACGACCTGGAGCAGTGCCAGTGGATAAGACAGAAATTTGAGACCCCGGGCATCATGCAGTTCACTAACGAGGAGAAACGCACCCTGCTGGCTAGACTGGTCCGGTCAACCAG ATTTGAAGAGTTCCTTCACAGGAAATGGTCTTCTGAAAAGAGATTTGGCTTGGAAGGGTGTGAGGTGCTGATACCTGCCTTGAAGACAATAATTGACAAGTCAAGCGAGAAGGGAGTGGATTATGTTATCATGGGGATGCCCCACAG GGGGCGTCTGAACGTTCTTGCCAACGTGATCAGGAAGGAGTTAGAGCAAATTTTCTGCCAGTTTGATTCCAAGCTGGAGGCTGCAGATGAG GGCTCTGGAGATGTAAAGTATCATTTGGGCATGTACCACAGAAGGATAAACCGTGTCACTGACAGGACCATCACTCTTTCCTTGGTTGCAAACCCATCTCACTTGGAGGCTGCCGACCCCGTGGTTCAGGGCAAGACAAAGGCGGAACAGTTCTATTGTGGAGACACTGAAGGGAAGAAA GTGATGTCCATTCTTTTGCATGGTGACGCTGCTTTTGCTGGGCAAGGTATAGTTTATGAGACATTCCACTTAAGTGACCTGCCTTCCTATACAACACACGGGACTGTTCACGTTGTGGTGAACAACCAG ATTGGATTCACTACGGACCCTCGTATGGCTCGTTCGTCTCCCTACCCGACTGATGTGGCCCGAGTGGTGAATGCACCCATTTTCCACGTGAACGCTGATGATCCCGAGGCAGTGGTTTATGTGTGCAATGTGGCAGCTGAATGGCGAAGTACTTTCCACAAAGATGTGGTGGTGGACCTG GTGTGCTACAGGCGAAACGGACACAACGAAATGGATGAGCCGATGTTCACTCAGCCGTTAATGTACAAGCAGATCCGAAAGCAGAAGCCCGTGCTGCAGAAATATGCCGAGACACTGATCTCTCAAGGGGTGGTAAATCAGCCTGAGTATGAG GAGGAAATTTCCAAATATGACAAGATCTGTGAAGAGGCCCATGCCCGATCCAAGGACGAAAAAATCCTTCACATCAAGCACTGGCTTGATTCTCCCTGGCCTG GTTTCTTTACTCTGGATGGCCAGCCCAGGAGCATGTCCTGCCCTTCCACTGGTGTGAATGAAGAAGATTTGGTCCATATAGGAAAAGTGGCGAGCTCAGTGCCTGTCGAGAACTTTACCATTCATGGCG GTTTAAGCCGGATTCTGAAAACTCGTGGAGAAATGGTTACTAATCGGACAGTCGATTGGGCCCTTGCTGAGTACATGTCATTCGGCTCTCTCCTTAAAGAGGGAATCCATATCCGACTGAGCGGGCAGGACGTTGAGAGAGGAACCTTCAG TCATCGGCACCACGTCTTGCATGATCAGAACGTGGACAAGCGGACTTGTATCCCCATGAACCACCTGTGGCCAAACCAGGCACCGTACACGGTCTGCAATAGCTCTCTCTCAGAGTACGGCGTCCTCG GATTTGAGCTGGGCTTCGCCATGGCCAGCCCTAATGCTCTCGTTCTGTGGGAAGCCCAGTTCGGCGACTTCCACAACACGGCTCAGTGCATTATTGACCAGTTCATCTGCTCTGGACAGGCCAAGTGGGTGAGACAAAATGGcattgtcctgctgcttcctcaTGGCATGGAAGGCATG GGCCCCGAACATTCATCTGCCCGACCAGAGCGATTCCTGCAGATGTGCAACGATGATCCAGATGTCTTCCCA aAACTAGATGACTTTGATGTGCGCCAACTGTACGACTGCAACTGGATTGTCGTGAACTGCTCCAGTCCGGCAAATTTTTTCCATGTTGTGCGGAGGcagctccttctccccttccGGAAGCCG CTGATTGTCTTCACTCCAAAATCACTGCTGCGTCACCCTGAAGCTCGGTCCAGTTTTGACGAGATGCTGCCAG GCACACATTTCCAGCGCATCATCCCCGAGAGTGGCCCTGCAGCCCAGAATCCAGAGGGAGTCAAGCGAGTTCTCTTCTGCACCGGCAAGATCTATTACGAACTTACTCGAGAGCGCAAGTCCCGGCAGATGGAAACAGATGTGGCTATTACAAGAGTGGAGCAG CTCTCTCCGTTCCCTTTTGACCTCCTGCTAAAAGAATTCCACAAATACCCGAATGCCGACCTGGTCTGGTGTCAGGAGGAGCACAAAAACCAAGGATATTATGACTACGTGAAGCCAAGACTCCGCACAACCATCGACCGTGCAAAGCCAGTCTG GTATGCCGGACGTGAACCTGCTGCTGCCCCGGCCACAGGCAACAAGAAGAATCACCTGACGGAACTGCAGCGCTTGTTGGACACTGCCTTCAACCTCGACTCCTTCAAGGGCTTGTCTTAG
- the OGDH gene encoding 2-oxoglutarate dehydrogenase complex component E1 isoform X3: MFHLRTCATKLRPLTASQTVKTISQNKPAAPRTFQQIRCYSAPVAAEPFLSGTSSNYVEEMYYAWLENPKSVHKSWDIFFRNANAGAAPGTAYQSPPPLSTSLSTLTHAQSLLQAQPNVDKLVEDHLAVQSLIRAYQIRGHHVAQLDPLGILDADLDSSVPADIITSADKLDLAVFKERLRVLTVGGFYGLAEADLDKVFHLPTTTFIGGNESALPLREIIHRLEMAYCQHIGVEFMFINDLEQCQWIRQKFETPGIMQFTNEEKRTLLARLVRSTRFEEFLHRKWSSEKRFGLEGCEVLIPALKTIIDKSSEKGVDYVIMGMPHRGRLNVLANVIRKELEQIFCQFDSKLEAADEGSGDVKYHLGMYHRRINRVTDRTITLSLVANPSHLEAADPVVQGKTKAEQFYCGDTEGKKVMSILLHGDAAFAGQGIVYETFHLSDLPSYTTHGTVHVVVNNQIGFTTDPRMARSSPYPTDVARVVNAPIFHVNADDPEAVVYVCNVAAEWRSTFHKDVVVDLVCYRRNGHNEMDEPMFTQPLMYKQIRKQKPVLQKYAETLISQGVVNQPEYEEEISKYDKICEEAHARSKDEKILHIKHWLDSPWPGFFTLDGQPRSMSCPSTGVNEEDLVHIGKVASSVPVENFTIHGGLSRILKTRGEMVTNRTVDWALAEYMSFGSLLKEGIHIRLSGQDVERGTFSHRHHVLHDQNVDKRTCIPMNHLWPNQAPYTVCNSSLSEYGVLGFELGFAMASPNALVLWEAQFGDFHNTAQCIIDQFICSGQAKWVRQNGIVLLLPHGMEGMGPEHSSARPERFLQMCNDDPDVFPKLDDFDVRQLYDCNWIVVNCSSPANFFHVVRRQLLLPFRKPLIVFTPKSLLRHPEARSSFDEMLPGTHFQRIIPESGPAAQNPEGVKRVLFCTGKIYYELTRERKSRQMETDVAITRVEQLSPFPFDLLLKEFHKYPNADLVWCQEEHKNQGYYDYVKPRLRTTIDRAKPVWYAGREPAAAPATGNKKNHLTELQRLLDTAFNLDSFKGLS, translated from the exons TCATGGGACATATTCTTTCGCAATGCCAATGCTGGAGCTGCTCCAGGTACTGCTTACCAAAGCCCCCCTCCATTAAGTACCAGCCTGTCGACTCTGACACACGCACAGTCTTTGCTTCAAGCACAGCCAAATGTAGATAAACTGGTGGAAGATCACCTTGCCGTCCAGTCACTCATTAGGGCATATCAG ATTCGAGGGCATCATGTAGCACAGCTGGACCCCCTGGGCATCTTGGATGCTGATTTGGACTCTTCCGTTCCAGCCGATATTATCACTTCCGCAGACAAACTGG atCTTGCAGTATTCAAGGAGCGGCTGAGAGTGCTAACAGTAGGAG GGTTTTATGGACTGGCTGAAGCGGACCTCGACAAGGTCTTTCATTTGCCTACGACCACTTTCATTGGAGGAAATGAGTCTGCTCTTCCTCTGCGGGAAATCATCCACCGTTTAGAG ATGGCTTACTGCCAGCACATTGGCGTAGAATTCATGTTTATCAACGACCTGGAGCAGTGCCAGTGGATAAGACAGAAATTTGAGACCCCGGGCATCATGCAGTTCACTAACGAGGAGAAACGCACCCTGCTGGCTAGACTGGTCCGGTCAACCAG ATTTGAAGAGTTCCTTCACAGGAAATGGTCTTCTGAAAAGAGATTTGGCTTGGAAGGGTGTGAGGTGCTGATACCTGCCTTGAAGACAATAATTGACAAGTCAAGCGAGAAGGGAGTGGATTATGTTATCATGGGGATGCCCCACAG GGGGCGTCTGAACGTTCTTGCCAACGTGATCAGGAAGGAGTTAGAGCAAATTTTCTGCCAGTTTGATTCCAAGCTGGAGGCTGCAGATGAG GGCTCTGGAGATGTAAAGTATCATTTGGGCATGTACCACAGAAGGATAAACCGTGTCACTGACAGGACCATCACTCTTTCCTTGGTTGCAAACCCATCTCACTTGGAGGCTGCCGACCCCGTGGTTCAGGGCAAGACAAAGGCGGAACAGTTCTATTGTGGAGACACTGAAGGGAAGAAA GTGATGTCCATTCTTTTGCATGGTGACGCTGCTTTTGCTGGGCAAGGTATAGTTTATGAGACATTCCACTTAAGTGACCTGCCTTCCTATACAACACACGGGACTGTTCACGTTGTGGTGAACAACCAG ATTGGATTCACTACGGACCCTCGTATGGCTCGTTCGTCTCCCTACCCGACTGATGTGGCCCGAGTGGTGAATGCACCCATTTTCCACGTGAACGCTGATGATCCCGAGGCAGTGGTTTATGTGTGCAATGTGGCAGCTGAATGGCGAAGTACTTTCCACAAAGATGTGGTGGTGGACCTG GTGTGCTACAGGCGAAACGGACACAACGAAATGGATGAGCCGATGTTCACTCAGCCGTTAATGTACAAGCAGATCCGAAAGCAGAAGCCCGTGCTGCAGAAATATGCCGAGACACTGATCTCTCAAGGGGTGGTAAATCAGCCTGAGTATGAG GAGGAAATTTCCAAATATGACAAGATCTGTGAAGAGGCCCATGCCCGATCCAAGGACGAAAAAATCCTTCACATCAAGCACTGGCTTGATTCTCCCTGGCCTG GTTTCTTTACTCTGGATGGCCAGCCCAGGAGCATGTCCTGCCCTTCCACTGGTGTGAATGAAGAAGATTTGGTCCATATAGGAAAAGTGGCGAGCTCAGTGCCTGTCGAGAACTTTACCATTCATGGCG GTTTAAGCCGGATTCTGAAAACTCGTGGAGAAATGGTTACTAATCGGACAGTCGATTGGGCCCTTGCTGAGTACATGTCATTCGGCTCTCTCCTTAAAGAGGGAATCCATATCCGACTGAGCGGGCAGGACGTTGAGAGAGGAACCTTCAG TCATCGGCACCACGTCTTGCATGATCAGAACGTGGACAAGCGGACTTGTATCCCCATGAACCACCTGTGGCCAAACCAGGCACCGTACACGGTCTGCAATAGCTCTCTCTCAGAGTACGGCGTCCTCG GATTTGAGCTGGGCTTCGCCATGGCCAGCCCTAATGCTCTCGTTCTGTGGGAAGCCCAGTTCGGCGACTTCCACAACACGGCTCAGTGCATTATTGACCAGTTCATCTGCTCTGGACAGGCCAAGTGGGTGAGACAAAATGGcattgtcctgctgcttcctcaTGGCATGGAAGGCATG GGCCCCGAACATTCATCTGCCCGACCAGAGCGATTCCTGCAGATGTGCAACGATGATCCAGATGTCTTCCCA aAACTAGATGACTTTGATGTGCGCCAACTGTACGACTGCAACTGGATTGTCGTGAACTGCTCCAGTCCGGCAAATTTTTTCCATGTTGTGCGGAGGcagctccttctccccttccGGAAGCCG CTGATTGTCTTCACTCCAAAATCACTGCTGCGTCACCCTGAAGCTCGGTCCAGTTTTGACGAGATGCTGCCAG GCACACATTTCCAGCGCATCATCCCCGAGAGTGGCCCTGCAGCCCAGAATCCAGAGGGAGTCAAGCGAGTTCTCTTCTGCACCGGCAAGATCTATTACGAACTTACTCGAGAGCGCAAGTCCCGGCAGATGGAAACAGATGTGGCTATTACAAGAGTGGAGCAG CTCTCTCCGTTCCCTTTTGACCTCCTGCTAAAAGAATTCCACAAATACCCGAATGCCGACCTGGTCTGGTGTCAGGAGGAGCACAAAAACCAAGGATATTATGACTACGTGAAGCCAAGACTCCGCACAACCATCGACCGTGCAAAGCCAGTCTG GTATGCCGGACGTGAACCTGCTGCTGCCCCGGCCACAGGCAACAAGAAGAATCACCTGACGGAACTGCAGCGCTTGTTGGACACTGCCTTCAACCTCGACTCCTTCAAGGGCTTGTCTTAG
- the OGDH gene encoding 2-oxoglutarate dehydrogenase complex component E1 isoform X1 has translation MFHLRTCATKLRPLTASQTVKTISQNKPAAPRTFQQIRCYSAPVAAEPFLSGTSSNYVEEMYYAWLENPKSVHKSWDIFFRNANAGAAPGTAYQSPPPLSTSLSTLTHAQSLLQAQPNVDKLVEDHLAVQSLIRAYQIRGHHVAQLDPLGILDADLDSSVPADIITSADKLDLAVFKERLRVLTVGGFYGLAEADLDKVFHLPTTTFIGGNESALPLREIIHRLEMAYCQHIGVEFMFINDLEQCQWIRQKFETPGIMQFTNEEKRTLLARLVRSTRFEEFLHRKWSSEKRFGLEGCEVLIPALKTIIDKSSEKGVDYVIMGMPHRGRLNVLANVIRKELEQIFCQFDSKLEAADEGSGDVKYHLGMYHRRINRVTDRTITLSLVANPSHLEAADPVVQGKTKAEQFYCGDTEGKKVMSILLHGDAAFAGQGIVYETFHLSDLPSYTTHGTVHVVVNNQIGFTTDPRMARSSPYPTDVARVVNAPIFHVNADDPEAVVYVCNVAAEWRSTFHKDVVVDLVCYRRNGHNEMDEPMFTQPLMYKQIRKQKPVLQKYAETLISQGVVNQPEYEEEISKYDKICEEAHARSKDEKILHIKHWLDSPWPGFFTLDGQPRSMSCPSTGVNEEDLVHIGKVASSVPVENFTIHGGLSRILKTRGEMVTNRTVDWALAEYMSFGSLLKEGIHIRLSGQDVERGTFSHRHHVLHDQNVDKRTCIPMNHLWPNQAPYTVCNSSLSEYGVLGFELGFAMASPNALVLWEAQFGDFHNTAQCIIDQFICSGQAKWVRQNGIVLLLPHGMEGMGPEHSSARPERFLQMCNDDPDVFPFRNGLPPLLQKLDDFDVRQLYDCNWIVVNCSSPANFFHVVRRQLLLPFRKPLIVFTPKSLLRHPEARSSFDEMLPGTHFQRIIPESGPAAQNPEGVKRVLFCTGKIYYELTRERKSRQMETDVAITRVEQLSPFPFDLLLKEFHKYPNADLVWCQEEHKNQGYYDYVKPRLRTTIDRAKPVWYAGREPAAAPATGNKKNHLTELQRLLDTAFNLDSFKGLS, from the exons TCATGGGACATATTCTTTCGCAATGCCAATGCTGGAGCTGCTCCAGGTACTGCTTACCAAAGCCCCCCTCCATTAAGTACCAGCCTGTCGACTCTGACACACGCACAGTCTTTGCTTCAAGCACAGCCAAATGTAGATAAACTGGTGGAAGATCACCTTGCCGTCCAGTCACTCATTAGGGCATATCAG ATTCGAGGGCATCATGTAGCACAGCTGGACCCCCTGGGCATCTTGGATGCTGATTTGGACTCTTCCGTTCCAGCCGATATTATCACTTCCGCAGACAAACTGG atCTTGCAGTATTCAAGGAGCGGCTGAGAGTGCTAACAGTAGGAG GGTTTTATGGACTGGCTGAAGCGGACCTCGACAAGGTCTTTCATTTGCCTACGACCACTTTCATTGGAGGAAATGAGTCTGCTCTTCCTCTGCGGGAAATCATCCACCGTTTAGAG ATGGCTTACTGCCAGCACATTGGCGTAGAATTCATGTTTATCAACGACCTGGAGCAGTGCCAGTGGATAAGACAGAAATTTGAGACCCCGGGCATCATGCAGTTCACTAACGAGGAGAAACGCACCCTGCTGGCTAGACTGGTCCGGTCAACCAG ATTTGAAGAGTTCCTTCACAGGAAATGGTCTTCTGAAAAGAGATTTGGCTTGGAAGGGTGTGAGGTGCTGATACCTGCCTTGAAGACAATAATTGACAAGTCAAGCGAGAAGGGAGTGGATTATGTTATCATGGGGATGCCCCACAG GGGGCGTCTGAACGTTCTTGCCAACGTGATCAGGAAGGAGTTAGAGCAAATTTTCTGCCAGTTTGATTCCAAGCTGGAGGCTGCAGATGAG GGCTCTGGAGATGTAAAGTATCATTTGGGCATGTACCACAGAAGGATAAACCGTGTCACTGACAGGACCATCACTCTTTCCTTGGTTGCAAACCCATCTCACTTGGAGGCTGCCGACCCCGTGGTTCAGGGCAAGACAAAGGCGGAACAGTTCTATTGTGGAGACACTGAAGGGAAGAAA GTGATGTCCATTCTTTTGCATGGTGACGCTGCTTTTGCTGGGCAAGGTATAGTTTATGAGACATTCCACTTAAGTGACCTGCCTTCCTATACAACACACGGGACTGTTCACGTTGTGGTGAACAACCAG ATTGGATTCACTACGGACCCTCGTATGGCTCGTTCGTCTCCCTACCCGACTGATGTGGCCCGAGTGGTGAATGCACCCATTTTCCACGTGAACGCTGATGATCCCGAGGCAGTGGTTTATGTGTGCAATGTGGCAGCTGAATGGCGAAGTACTTTCCACAAAGATGTGGTGGTGGACCTG GTGTGCTACAGGCGAAACGGACACAACGAAATGGATGAGCCGATGTTCACTCAGCCGTTAATGTACAAGCAGATCCGAAAGCAGAAGCCCGTGCTGCAGAAATATGCCGAGACACTGATCTCTCAAGGGGTGGTAAATCAGCCTGAGTATGAG GAGGAAATTTCCAAATATGACAAGATCTGTGAAGAGGCCCATGCCCGATCCAAGGACGAAAAAATCCTTCACATCAAGCACTGGCTTGATTCTCCCTGGCCTG GTTTCTTTACTCTGGATGGCCAGCCCAGGAGCATGTCCTGCCCTTCCACTGGTGTGAATGAAGAAGATTTGGTCCATATAGGAAAAGTGGCGAGCTCAGTGCCTGTCGAGAACTTTACCATTCATGGCG GTTTAAGCCGGATTCTGAAAACTCGTGGAGAAATGGTTACTAATCGGACAGTCGATTGGGCCCTTGCTGAGTACATGTCATTCGGCTCTCTCCTTAAAGAGGGAATCCATATCCGACTGAGCGGGCAGGACGTTGAGAGAGGAACCTTCAG TCATCGGCACCACGTCTTGCATGATCAGAACGTGGACAAGCGGACTTGTATCCCCATGAACCACCTGTGGCCAAACCAGGCACCGTACACGGTCTGCAATAGCTCTCTCTCAGAGTACGGCGTCCTCG GATTTGAGCTGGGCTTCGCCATGGCCAGCCCTAATGCTCTCGTTCTGTGGGAAGCCCAGTTCGGCGACTTCCACAACACGGCTCAGTGCATTATTGACCAGTTCATCTGCTCTGGACAGGCCAAGTGGGTGAGACAAAATGGcattgtcctgctgcttcctcaTGGCATGGAAGGCATG GGCCCCGAACATTCATCTGCCCGACCAGAGCGATTCCTGCAGATGTGCAACGATGATCCAGATGTCTTCCCA TTTCGAAAtggcctccctcctcttctgcagaAACTAGATGACTTTGATGTGCGCCAACTGTACGACTGCAACTGGATTGTCGTGAACTGCTCCAGTCCGGCAAATTTTTTCCATGTTGTGCGGAGGcagctccttctccccttccGGAAGCCG CTGATTGTCTTCACTCCAAAATCACTGCTGCGTCACCCTGAAGCTCGGTCCAGTTTTGACGAGATGCTGCCAG GCACACATTTCCAGCGCATCATCCCCGAGAGTGGCCCTGCAGCCCAGAATCCAGAGGGAGTCAAGCGAGTTCTCTTCTGCACCGGCAAGATCTATTACGAACTTACTCGAGAGCGCAAGTCCCGGCAGATGGAAACAGATGTGGCTATTACAAGAGTGGAGCAG CTCTCTCCGTTCCCTTTTGACCTCCTGCTAAAAGAATTCCACAAATACCCGAATGCCGACCTGGTCTGGTGTCAGGAGGAGCACAAAAACCAAGGATATTATGACTACGTGAAGCCAAGACTCCGCACAACCATCGACCGTGCAAAGCCAGTCTG GTATGCCGGACGTGAACCTGCTGCTGCCCCGGCCACAGGCAACAAGAAGAATCACCTGACGGAACTGCAGCGCTTGTTGGACACTGCCTTCAACCTCGACTCCTTCAAGGGCTTGTCTTAG